A genomic stretch from Malus domestica chromosome 15, GDT2T_hap1 includes:
- the LOC103450548 gene encoding uncharacterized protein translates to MAMACPNFEALRDLHNSANNLLHSPVIQQALINDIEQEKWVHQVSEASLRMLDVCGISKDVLLVVKEHLQDLQSMLRRGSSSGEADKSNRIAAYNCYRKKLKKETLKCLKSLKGIRNKSNTNSSQVYTDHNLMVVVDVLSQVRATSVSIVETLLSLISVPWLEQKSSASFQFMSKFMRVSGRQRVYDACDATALQSANKRLDAVEIAIQDLEAELDCMFRRLIDTRVALLNILNN, encoded by the coding sequence ATGGCCATGGCATGCCCAAATTTTGAAGCTCTCAGAGACCTACACAACTCTGCCAATAACCTTCTCCACTCCCCGGTGATCCAACAAGCTCTCATCAACGACATCGAACAGGAGAAATGGGTTCATCAAGTGTCAGAAGCGTCTCTAAGAATGCTGGATGTGTGCGGCATTTCCAAAGACGTTCTTTTGGTCGTGAAAGAACATCTCCAAGACCTTCAATCCATGTTGCGCCGAGGAAGCAGCAGCGGAGAAGCGGACAAAAGTAACAGGATTGCAGCCTACAACTGCTACAGGAAGAAGCTAAAGAAGGAGACGCTCAAGTGCTTGAAATCTCTCAAAGGAATAAGGAACAAGTCCAATACTAATTCTTCACAAGTATATACGGACCACAACCTTATGGTAGTTGTAGACGTGCTCAGTCAAGTGAGGGCGACTTCCGTTTCAATTGTGGAGACTCTTTTGTCCCTGATTTCCGTACCATGGCTGGAGCAGAAATCATCGGCTTCCTTCCAGTTCATGTCCAAGTTTATGCGTGTGAGTGGCCGCCAACGAGTGTACGATGCATGCGATGCGACGGCGCTTCAAAGTGCGAACAAAAGATTGGACGCTGTCGAGATTGCCATTCAAGACCTTGAAGCTGAGTTAGACTGCATGTTTAGACGTTTGATTGACACCAGAGTTGCCCTTCTCAATATACTTAACAATTAA
- the LOC103450322 gene encoding peroxisomal OPC-8:0-CoA ligase 1-like produces MANTPTVDARSGFCSSNSVFYSKRRSIPLPPNDSLDITTFISSQAHRGNVAFIDGSTGQQLTYVQLWDAVRSVASSLSDMGIRKGHVVLLLSPNSIFFPVVCLAVMSLGAIITTTNPLNTTREIAKQIADSKPVLAFTTRQLIPKLAGPIPLPIVLINDEIDAPIDNKSIVNTLGKMMAIKKHDGLKSREAIIQDDTATLLYSSGTTGASKGVVSSHRNLIAMVQTVIGRFYSDDNHHQTFLCTVPMFHIYGLVAFATGLLASGSTIVVLSKFEMHDMLLSIQRNRVSYLPLVPPILVALINAADQVKAKYDLSSLRWVLSGGAPLSKEVIEGFLEKYPMVSILQGYGLTESTGVGASTDSLEESRKYGTAGLLSASMEAMIVDPDSGHPLATNKTGELWLKGPTIMKGYFSNAEATASTLDSKGWLRTGDLCYIDEDGFIFVVDRLKELIKYKGYQVPPAELEALLLTHPEIADAAVIPFPDEKVGQYPMAYVVRNAGSSLTESGVMEFVGKQVAPYKRIRRVAFIDSVPKNPSGKILRKDLIQLAASSSSSSKL; encoded by the exons ATGGCCAACACTCCGACGGTCGACGCCAGAAGCGGCTTCTGCAGTTCCAATTCGGTATTCTACAGCAAGCGCAGGTCCATACCACTCCCGCCCAACGACTCCCTCGACATCACAACCTTCATTTCCTCTCAGGCCCACCGTGGCAACGTGGCCTTCATCGACGGCTCCACCGGCCAACAACTCACCTACGTTCAATTATGGGATGCCGTCCGTTCAGTTGCCTCTTCGCTCTCTGACATGGGCATCCGAAAGGGCCACGTCGTCCTCCTCCTGTCCCCGAACTCCATCTTCTTCCCGGTCGTCTGCCTGGCCGTGATGTCGCTGGGCGCGATCATAACAACCACCAACCCCCTCAACACTACTCGAGAAATCGCCAAGCAAATCGCCGATTCCAAACCGGTGCTCGCCTTCACTACTCGCCAGCTCATCCCCAAACTCGCCGGTCCAATTCCTCTCCCCATCGTCCTCATCAATGACGAAATTGATGCGCCCATTGATAATAAAAGTATTGTGAATACCTTGGGAAAGATGATGGCGATTAAAAAACATGATGGGTTGAAATCGAGGGAAGCAATCATCCAGGACGACACGGCGACGCTGCTTTACTCGTCGGGCACGACGGGGGCGAGTAAAGGCGTGGTGTCGTCTCACAGGAATCTGATAGCAATGGTCCAGACCGTTATCGGCCGGTTCTATTCGGACGATAACCACCACCAAACGTTCCTCTGCACGGTTCCCATGTTCCACATCTATGGTTTGGTGGCGTTCGCGACGGGCCTACTTGCCTCCGGATCGACGATTGTCGTGCTCTCTAAGTTCGAGATGCATGACATGCTTTTGTCCATCCAGAGGAACCGTGTCAGCTATCTGCCGCTGGTGCCTCCCATACTGGTGGCGCTGATTAACGCCGCCGACCAGGTGAAGGCCAAGTACGATCTGAGTTCGTTGAGGTGGGTGTTATCGGGTGGGGCCCCGCTGAGCAAGGAAGTGATCGAGGGGTTCTTGGAGAAGTATCCGATGGTGTCAATTCTTCAGGGTTACGGATTGACGGAATCGACAGGAGTCGGAGCGTCAACGGATTCACTGGAGGAGAGTCGCAAGTACGGTACGGCGGGGCTGTTGTCGGCGAGCATGGAAGCTATGATTGTGGATCCGGACAGCGGTCATCCACTAGCGACGAATAAGACGGGAGAGCTCTGGCTCAAAGGTCCCACGATCATGAAAG GATATTTTAGTAACGCAGAAGCGACTGCATCGACACTTGATTCAAAAGGGTGGTTGAGAACCGGAGACTTGTGCTACATCGATGAGGACGGATTTATTTTTGTAGTAGATAGGTTGAAGGAGCTCATTAAATATAAAGGATATCAG gTGCCCCCTGCGGAACTGGAGGCTTTGCTTCTCACGCACCCTGAAATTGCTGATGCTGCTGTTATACC ATTTCCAGATGAAAAGGTTGGACAGTATCCAATGGCATATGTGGTAAGAAATGCCGGAAGCAGTTTAACGGAGAGCGGAGTGATGGAGTTTGTGGGCAAGCAGGTGGCTCCGTACAAGAGAATTAGGAGGGTGGCATTTATAGATTCCGTGCCTAAGAATCCATCTGGCAAGATTCTCAGGAAGGATCTCATTCAGCTtgcagcttcttcttcttcttcttctaaacTTTGA